The Thermus filiformis genome contains a region encoding:
- the argH gene encoding argininosuccinate lyase, with protein sequence MSHRTWGGRFQEGPDALAARFNASLPFDRALWREDLWQNRVQAEMLHRIGLLSEEEFHALLAALEEIEREILEGRFPWREELEDVHMNLEARLVELAGPAGAKIHTARSRNDQVATDLRLHLRRRLEEILEDLLAFRRALVREAERHLEPLYVLPGYTHLQRAQPVLLSHWFLAYYEMATRDEGRLQDAKRRLNESPLGAAALAGTGFPIDRDYTARALGFDRPMRNSLDAVASRDFALEVLSALNIAQLNLSRLAEELVLYSTEEFGFVEVPDAFATGSSIMPQKKNPDILELIRAKAGRVLGALVGLSTVVKGLPLAYNKDLQEDKEPLLDALATYQDSLRLLTALLPGLRWNRERMWRAAEEGFALATELADFLAQRGLPFREAHHVVGRLVRRLLEEGRRLKDLTLEELQAHHPLFSQEALPLLRLETAIHARASYGGTAPGAVRERVLEAKKEVGLD encoded by the coding sequence GTGAGCCACCGGACCTGGGGAGGCCGCTTCCAGGAGGGGCCGGACGCGCTGGCCGCCCGGTTCAACGCCTCCCTTCCCTTTGACCGAGCCCTTTGGCGGGAGGACCTCTGGCAGAACCGGGTCCAGGCGGAGATGCTCCACCGGATCGGCCTCCTGAGCGAGGAGGAGTTCCACGCTCTTCTGGCCGCCCTCGAGGAGATTGAGCGGGAGATCCTGGAGGGGCGCTTCCCCTGGCGGGAGGAGCTCGAGGACGTCCACATGAACCTCGAGGCCCGCCTGGTGGAGCTCGCGGGGCCGGCCGGGGCCAAGATCCACACCGCCCGCAGCCGCAACGACCAGGTGGCCACCGACCTCAGGCTCCACCTGAGGAGGAGGCTGGAGGAAATCCTGGAGGATCTCCTCGCCTTCCGGCGGGCCCTGGTCCGGGAGGCGGAGCGCCACCTCGAGCCCCTTTACGTCCTCCCTGGCTACACCCACCTCCAGCGGGCCCAGCCCGTCCTCCTCTCCCACTGGTTCCTGGCCTACTACGAGATGGCCACCCGGGACGAGGGCCGGCTACAAGACGCCAAGAGGCGGCTCAACGAGAGTCCCTTGGGGGCGGCGGCCCTGGCGGGGACGGGGTTTCCCATAGACCGGGACTACACCGCCCGGGCTTTGGGGTTTGACCGGCCCATGCGCAACTCCCTGGACGCGGTGGCGAGCCGGGACTTCGCCCTCGAGGTCCTCTCCGCCTTGAACATCGCCCAGCTCAACCTCTCCCGCCTGGCGGAGGAGCTCGTCCTTTACAGCACCGAGGAGTTCGGATTCGTGGAGGTGCCCGACGCCTTCGCCACCGGCTCCTCCATCATGCCCCAGAAGAAGAACCCGGACATTTTGGAGCTCATCCGGGCCAAGGCGGGGAGGGTCCTGGGGGCCCTGGTGGGGCTTTCCACCGTGGTCAAGGGGCTTCCTTTGGCCTACAACAAGGACCTGCAGGAGGACAAGGAGCCCCTTCTGGACGCCCTCGCCACCTACCAGGACTCCTTGAGGCTCCTCACCGCCCTCCTCCCCGGGCTTCGGTGGAACCGGGAGAGGATGTGGCGGGCGGCGGAGGAGGGGTTTGCTTTGGCCACCGAGCTCGCGGACTTCCTGGCCCAGCGGGGCCTGCCCTTCCGGGAGGCCCACCACGTGGTGGGGCGGTTGGTGCGGAGGCTTTTGGAGGAGGGGCGGCGGCTCAAGGACCTCACCCTGGAGGAGCTTCAGGCCCACCACCCCCTCTTCTCCCAGGAGGCCCTCCCCCTCCTCCGCCTGGAAACCGCCATCCACGCCCGGGCCTCCTACGGGGGGACGGCGCCCGGCGCGGTGCGGGAGCGGGTCCTCGAGGCCAAGAAGGAGGTGGGGCTTGATTGA
- a CDS encoding N-acetyltransferase yields MIELSTTSLPAVRREAKVELRKARLSDVDEIYALIRYWAERGLMLVRSHSHLYENIRDFHVLEDEDGHVVGVAGLHVLWRDLAEIRGLAVHPDRQGQGLGRWLVLACEREARDLGLPRVFAWTLQVGFFKGLGYQVTTREALPPKVWSECNACPFYENCREIAVIKHFAPPPFGG; encoded by the coding sequence TTGATTGAACTTTCCACGACCAGCCTGCCCGCGGTGCGCCGCGAGGCCAAGGTGGAGCTGAGGAAGGCCCGCCTTTCCGACGTGGACGAGATCTACGCCCTCATCCGCTACTGGGCGGAGCGGGGCCTCATGCTGGTGCGCAGCCACAGCCACCTCTACGAGAACATCCGGGACTTCCACGTCCTGGAGGACGAGGACGGCCACGTGGTGGGGGTGGCCGGCCTGCACGTCCTTTGGCGGGACCTGGCCGAGATCCGGGGCCTGGCCGTCCACCCGGACCGCCAGGGGCAGGGGCTGGGCCGGTGGCTCGTCCTCGCCTGCGAGCGGGAGGCCCGGGACCTGGGCCTGCCCCGGGTCTTCGCCTGGACCCTCCAGGTGGGCTTCTTCAAGGGGCTGGGCTACCAGGTGACCACCCGGGAGGCCCTTCCTCCCAAGGTCTGGAGCGAGTGCAACGCCTGCCCCTTCTACGAGAACTGCCGGGAGATCGCCGTCATCAAGCACTTTGCCCCGCCTCCCTTCGGAGGCTAA
- a CDS encoding type II toxin-antitoxin system HicB family antitoxin: MGGMGTLTRYLEEAMARARYELLQDEEPYYGEIPDLPGVWATGRTLRECEANLQAALEDWLLFLLSRGEAPPPLGEARIDLPHGEAA, from the coding sequence ATGGGCGGGATGGGCACCCTGACCCGGTACCTGGAGGAGGCCATGGCCCGGGCCCGCTACGAGCTTTTGCAGGACGAGGAGCCCTACTACGGCGAGATCCCCGACCTGCCGGGGGTCTGGGCCACGGGCCGGACCCTGAGGGAGTGCGAGGCCAACCTGCAGGCGGCTTTGGAAGACTGGCTCCTCTTCCTCCTTTCCCGTGGCGAGGCCCCGCCCCCTTTGGGCGAGGCCCGGATAGACCTGCCCCATGGGGAAGCGGCTTAG
- a CDS encoding type II toxin-antitoxin system HicA family toxin: MGKRLSPVSRRELIARLKALGFTGPYAGGRHEFMVRGSLRLVLPNPHRKEIGVDLLKRILRQAGIEEEEWLE, translated from the coding sequence ATGGGGAAGCGGCTTAGCCCGGTCTCCCGTAGAGAGCTCATCGCCCGGCTCAAAGCTTTGGGCTTCACGGGGCCTTACGCAGGGGGCAGGCACGAGTTTATGGTGCGGGGGAGCCTACGCCTGGTTCTTCCCAACCCCCACCGGAAGGAGATTGGGGTGGACCTTCTGAAGCGCATCCTGAGGCAGGCGGGCATAGAGGAGGAGGAATGGCTGGAGTGA
- the carA gene encoding glutamine-hydrolyzing carbamoyl-phosphate synthase small subunit encodes MAGVKERAVLVLEDGTVYHGYAFGARGKTVGEVVFNTAQTGYQEIMTDPSYHGQIVVMTYPHQGNYGVNVYDMQSNRPWVKGFVAKEFSRYASGPRKQQTLGEFMEFYGVVGIEGIDTRALVRKIREGGVLKGVIAHASLYGAPDHAFTPEELRALQEEARSWTDIDGRDMTPEVTTPLPYAWPTLKTGRRIVVMDFGIKHAIVENLAQLGFEIIVVPGKTPAGQIMALEPHGLFVSNGPGDPSMPKYAHETLWRLMGLLPTFGICLGHQLLALAAGGRTYKMKFGHRGANHPVKNLLTGKVEITSQNHGYAVDIDSLKEFRPTHVSLNDGTLEGMAHTRYPVFSVQYHPEAAPGPHDALYLFRRFLEEVEAFHGVTGLPVDKLRPDAQGV; translated from the coding sequence ATGGCTGGAGTGAAAGAGCGCGCGGTCTTGGTGCTGGAGGACGGCACCGTCTACCACGGCTACGCCTTCGGGGCCCGGGGGAAGACGGTGGGGGAGGTGGTCTTCAACACCGCCCAGACGGGCTACCAGGAGATCATGACCGACCCCAGCTACCACGGGCAGATCGTGGTCATGACCTACCCCCACCAGGGGAACTACGGGGTCAACGTCTACGACATGCAGTCCAACCGCCCCTGGGTCAAGGGCTTCGTGGCCAAGGAGTTCAGCCGCTACGCCTCGGGGCCGAGGAAGCAGCAGACCCTGGGCGAGTTCATGGAGTTCTACGGGGTGGTGGGCATAGAGGGGATAGACACCCGGGCCCTGGTGCGCAAGATCCGGGAAGGTGGGGTCCTGAAGGGGGTGATCGCCCACGCCAGCCTCTATGGCGCGCCGGACCACGCCTTCACCCCGGAGGAGCTGAGGGCCCTGCAGGAGGAGGCCCGCTCCTGGACGGACATAGACGGCCGGGACATGACCCCGGAGGTGACCACGCCCCTTCCCTATGCCTGGCCCACCTTGAAGACCGGGCGGCGGATCGTGGTCATGGACTTCGGCATCAAGCACGCCATCGTGGAGAACCTGGCCCAGCTGGGGTTTGAGATCATCGTGGTCCCGGGCAAGACCCCGGCGGGCCAGATCATGGCCCTCGAGCCCCACGGCCTCTTCGTCTCCAACGGCCCCGGGGACCCGTCCATGCCCAAGTACGCCCACGAGACCCTCTGGCGGCTCATGGGGCTTCTGCCCACCTTCGGCATCTGCCTGGGCCACCAGCTCTTGGCCTTGGCCGCCGGGGGGCGGACCTACAAGATGAAGTTCGGCCACCGGGGGGCGAACCACCCGGTGAAGAACCTCCTCACCGGCAAGGTGGAGATCACCAGCCAGAACCACGGCTACGCGGTGGACATAGACTCCCTGAAGGAGTTCCGGCCCACCCACGTGAGCCTGAACGACGGGACCCTCGAGGGCATGGCCCACACCCGCTACCCGGTTTTCTCCGTCCAGTACCACCCGGAGGCCGCCCCCGGCCCCCACGACGCCCTCTACCTCTTCCGCCGCTTTCTGGAGGAGGTGGAGGCCTTTCACGGGGTCACGGGCCTGCCCGTGGACAAGCTCCGCCCGGACGCCCAGGGGGTTTAA
- a CDS encoding formate--tetrahydrofolate ligase, whose product MVLTTLRPIEDVAASIGIPKDRLYLYGPYMAKVLGEPPRPKGRLILVTAITPTPAGEGKTTTSIGLAQALWRMGKRTALALREPSLGPVFGVKGGATGGGRATVEPRHEINLHFTGDFHAVTSAVNLLNALLDNHLHQGNALGIDPRRVELKRAIDMNDRALRHLVLGLGGKAHGVPREGGFELTVATEVMALMSLARDFKDLKARLGRIRLGYTYKGEPVFAEDLQAVGAMAALLHHAFHPNLVQTQEGNPAFVHMGPFGNIAHGTNSLRATRMALGHADYVVTEAGFATDLGLEKYMNVVVREAEFKPEAVVLVATIRALRYHGGQDAYEMPDLEATRRGLANLEKHVENVELFGYRPVLALNRFPTDTKEEIALVRDFAKEKGLRFAESEVYAKGGEGGLALAEEVLAALDDPHAYRPLYPLEMPLAEKIETVARKVYGAEGVRYTEEARSALKRAEKEGCGHLPVVMAKAATSLSDNPKLRGRPQGFSVTVTDVRMRCGAGFVVVYMGEINTLPGLPKEPQALRIDVDEEGNIRGMDY is encoded by the coding sequence ATGGTGCTCACCACCCTGAGGCCGATAGAGGACGTGGCGGCCTCCATCGGCATACCCAAGGACCGGCTCTACCTGTACGGACCCTACATGGCCAAGGTGCTGGGCGAGCCCCCCAGGCCCAAGGGGCGGCTCATCCTGGTCACCGCCATCACCCCCACCCCGGCGGGGGAGGGCAAGACCACCACCTCCATCGGCCTGGCCCAGGCCCTGTGGCGGATGGGAAAGAGGACGGCCCTCGCCCTCCGGGAGCCCTCCTTGGGCCCCGTCTTCGGGGTCAAGGGCGGGGCCACCGGCGGCGGGCGGGCCACAGTGGAGCCCCGGCACGAGATCAACCTCCACTTCACCGGGGACTTTCACGCGGTGACCAGCGCGGTCAACCTCCTGAACGCCCTCTTGGACAACCACCTCCACCAGGGCAACGCCCTGGGGATTGACCCTCGGCGCGTGGAGCTCAAGCGGGCCATAGACATGAACGACCGGGCCCTGCGCCACCTGGTCCTGGGCCTGGGCGGGAAAGCCCACGGGGTGCCCCGGGAAGGGGGGTTTGAACTCACCGTGGCCACGGAGGTCATGGCCCTGATGAGCCTGGCCCGGGACTTCAAGGACCTGAAGGCCCGGCTGGGCCGGATCCGGCTGGGCTACACCTACAAGGGGGAGCCCGTCTTCGCCGAGGACCTGCAGGCGGTGGGGGCGATGGCGGCCCTTTTGCACCACGCCTTCCACCCCAACCTGGTCCAGACCCAGGAGGGCAACCCCGCCTTCGTCCACATGGGCCCCTTCGGCAACATCGCCCACGGGACCAACTCCTTGCGGGCCACGCGGATGGCCTTGGGGCACGCGGACTATGTGGTCACGGAGGCGGGCTTTGCCACCGACCTGGGCCTGGAGAAGTACATGAACGTGGTGGTGCGGGAGGCGGAGTTCAAGCCCGAGGCGGTGGTCCTGGTGGCCACCATCCGCGCCCTGCGCTACCACGGGGGGCAGGACGCCTACGAGATGCCCGACCTCGAGGCCACCCGCCGGGGCCTGGCCAACCTGGAAAAGCACGTGGAGAACGTGGAGCTCTTCGGCTACCGGCCCGTCTTGGCCCTGAACCGCTTCCCCACCGACACAAAGGAGGAGATCGCCCTGGTGCGGGACTTTGCCAAGGAGAAAGGGCTCCGCTTCGCCGAGAGCGAGGTCTACGCCAAGGGGGGCGAGGGCGGGCTGGCCTTGGCCGAGGAGGTCCTGGCCGCCCTGGACGACCCCCACGCCTACCGGCCCCTCTACCCCCTGGAGATGCCCCTGGCGGAGAAGATCGAGACCGTGGCCCGGAAGGTCTACGGGGCCGAGGGGGTCCGGTACACGGAGGAGGCCCGGTCCGCCCTGAAGCGGGCGGAGAAGGAGGGCTGCGGCCACCTGCCGGTGGTGATGGCCAAGGCCGCCACCTCCCTCTCGGACAACCCCAAGCTCCGGGGAAGGCCCCAAGGCTTCAGCGTGACGGTGACGGACGTGCGGATGCGGTGCGGGGCGGGGTTCGTGGTGGTCTACATGGGCGAGATCAACACCCTCCCCGGCCTGCCCAAGGAGCCCCAGGCCCTGCGGATAGACGTGGACGAGGAGGGGAACATCCGGGGGATGGACTACTGA
- a CDS encoding threonine/serine dehydratase, which yields MLSLSEVLAARARIAPYVHETPVLVCQGLDRLLGKRLFLKGEHLQKTGSFKARGAMNAALLLKGARGLLALSSGNHAQGVAYAGRVLGLPVLVVMPEEASPLKKEAARAYGAQVVDRGVRYENREEVARLLQEETGFALIHPYDDPRVMAGQGTVGLELLAQAPFLEAVLVPVGGGGLASGVATVFKALSPTTRVLGVEPEGADDAKRSLEEGRIVRLAQAPRTRADGVRTLALGSLTFPVLKERLDGVLTVSEEAILEAERLLFTRTKQVVEPTGALPLAAVLEHGKRLPEVLGLVLSGGNRDFLP from the coding sequence GTGCTGAGCCTAAGCGAGGTCCTAGCGGCCCGGGCGCGGATCGCCCCCTACGTCCACGAGACCCCGGTCCTGGTCTGCCAAGGCCTGGACCGGCTGTTGGGGAAGCGGCTCTTCCTCAAGGGCGAGCACCTGCAGAAGACGGGGAGCTTCAAGGCCCGGGGGGCGATGAACGCCGCCCTCCTCCTAAAGGGGGCCAGGGGACTTCTGGCCCTCTCCAGCGGGAACCACGCTCAGGGGGTGGCCTACGCGGGCCGGGTGCTGGGCCTCCCCGTTCTGGTGGTAATGCCCGAGGAGGCCTCCCCCCTGAAGAAGGAGGCCGCCCGGGCCTACGGGGCCCAGGTGGTGGACCGGGGGGTGAGGTACGAGAACCGGGAGGAGGTGGCCCGCCTCCTCCAGGAGGAGACCGGCTTCGCCCTCATCCACCCTTACGACGACCCCCGGGTGATGGCCGGGCAGGGGACGGTGGGCCTCGAGCTCCTGGCCCAGGCCCCCTTCCTCGAGGCCGTCCTGGTCCCGGTGGGGGGCGGGGGGCTCGCCAGCGGGGTGGCCACCGTCTTCAAGGCCCTCTCCCCCACCACCCGCGTCCTCGGGGTGGAGCCCGAAGGGGCGGACGACGCCAAAAGGAGCCTGGAGGAGGGGCGGATCGTCCGCCTCGCCCAGGCCCCCAGGACACGGGCCGACGGGGTGAGGACGCTCGCCCTGGGAAGCCTCACCTTCCCCGTGCTGAAGGAGCGGCTGGACGGGGTCCTTACGGTAAGCGAGGAGGCGATCCTGGAGGCGGAGCGCCTCCTCTTCACCCGGACCAAGCAGGTGGTGGAGCCCACTGGGGCCCTGCCCCTGGCGGCGGTCCTGGAGCACGGAAAAAGGCTTCCCGAGGTCCTGGGCCTGGTGCTCTCCGGGGGCAACCGGGACTTCCTTCCCTAG
- the secG gene encoding preprotein translocase subunit SecG, with translation MDVLYTLLILLYLGVAGLLVYLVLAQEPRQGAGDLMGGSTDLFSARGVTGGLYRLTVILGVVFAALALVLGLWPR, from the coding sequence ATGGACGTTCTGTATACCCTCCTGATCCTCCTCTACCTGGGCGTGGCGGGGCTTCTGGTCTACCTGGTCCTGGCCCAGGAGCCCCGGCAGGGGGCGGGGGACCTAATGGGCGGCTCCACCGACCTGTTCAGCGCCCGGGGGGTGACGGGCGGGCTGTACCGGCTCACGGTCATCCTGGGGGTGGTCTTCGCGGCCTTGGCCTTGGTCCTGGGCCTCTGGCCCAGGTAG